A genomic stretch from Kribbella amoyensis includes:
- a CDS encoding FAD binding domain-containing protein, with product MIPASFDYFAPTSVDEAVRLLAEHPDAKVLAGGQSLMPVLRMRLAAPETIVDVGKIAELRGVRDDGDALVIGATTPHSAVQADPLVAEHARLISLATATIGDPQVRHLGTFGGSLAHADPAGDLPAVAVALDLSFVIAGGGGRRTVPAAEFFEGVFTTAVGEDEVLVEVRVPKYTGWGACYEKFTRVAQQWSIVAVAAAVRLDGTTIAEARVGLTNMGSVPVRARGVEEVLIGGPATVEAIRAAASHAAEGTSPPTDLNGDAEYRRHLASVLTRRAVLAAAGTG from the coding sequence ATGATCCCCGCATCCTTCGACTACTTCGCGCCGACGTCGGTGGACGAGGCGGTACGGTTGCTCGCCGAGCACCCCGACGCCAAGGTCCTCGCCGGCGGTCAGAGCCTGATGCCCGTTCTCCGGATGCGGCTGGCCGCGCCGGAAACGATCGTCGACGTCGGCAAGATCGCGGAGCTCCGTGGCGTCCGGGACGACGGTGACGCCTTGGTGATCGGGGCAACGACCCCGCACAGTGCGGTCCAGGCGGACCCGCTGGTCGCCGAGCACGCCCGGCTGATTTCGTTGGCCACGGCAACCATCGGGGATCCCCAGGTACGGCATCTCGGGACCTTCGGCGGTTCGCTGGCACACGCGGACCCGGCCGGCGATCTGCCCGCGGTCGCGGTGGCGCTGGACCTGTCGTTCGTGATCGCCGGGGGAGGAGGCCGGCGGACGGTCCCGGCGGCCGAGTTCTTCGAGGGCGTGTTCACGACCGCGGTCGGCGAGGACGAGGTCCTCGTGGAGGTCCGTGTCCCGAAGTACACCGGCTGGGGTGCGTGCTACGAGAAGTTCACCCGGGTCGCCCAGCAGTGGTCGATCGTCGCGGTCGCGGCAGCGGTCCGGCTGGACGGCACCACGATCGCGGAGGCGCGCGTCGGCCTGACGAACATGGGGTCGGTACCGGTCCGGGCGCGCGGCGTCGAGGAGGTACTGATCGGGGGACCGGCGACCGTCGAGGCGATCCGCGCGGCCGCGAGTCACGCGGCGGAGGGGACGTCACCGCCCACCGACCTCAACGGCGACGCGGAGTACCGGCGGCATCTCGCCTCGGTGCTCACCCGGCGGGCCGTCCTGGCGGCAGCGGGTACGGGATGA
- a CDS encoding SRPBCC family protein, producing MKLEHSFSVPAPVDATWAAFNELERVVPCFPGATLTSYDGEGFAGSVKVKVGPVALQYAGNGTFVDRDPANHRAVVEAKGKDRRGNGTATARVTARLAPEGASGTAVSVETELTVTGRPAQFGRGLMQEISDKLLDQFVACLAERLGGPATEKAERTAGVSPDAPQQTAFAPSATTAGSARRTSVTSQRAESDWPHPNGEVSEEPAPAPDVELDLGAAVVPVLARRIAPYLIGAAVALILRRFFVRKAG from the coding sequence ATGAAGCTCGAGCACAGCTTCTCGGTCCCGGCTCCGGTCGACGCGACCTGGGCCGCGTTCAACGAGCTCGAACGCGTCGTGCCGTGCTTCCCGGGCGCGACGCTGACCTCGTACGACGGGGAGGGGTTCGCCGGGTCGGTCAAGGTGAAGGTCGGCCCGGTCGCCCTGCAGTACGCGGGGAACGGGACCTTCGTGGACCGTGATCCGGCGAACCACCGCGCCGTGGTCGAGGCCAAGGGCAAGGATCGCCGGGGCAACGGGACCGCGACGGCCCGGGTGACCGCGCGGCTGGCGCCCGAGGGGGCGAGCGGGACCGCGGTGTCGGTGGAGACCGAGCTGACGGTGACCGGGCGGCCGGCCCAGTTCGGGCGCGGGCTGATGCAGGAGATCTCGGACAAGTTGCTGGACCAGTTCGTCGCCTGCCTGGCCGAGCGGCTGGGCGGACCGGCCACCGAGAAGGCCGAGCGGACCGCCGGGGTCTCGCCGGACGCGCCCCAGCAGACCGCGTTCGCTCCGTCGGCGACGACCGCCGGATCCGCCCGGCGAACCTCGGTGACCTCGCAGCGAGCCGAGTCCGACTGGCCGCATCCGAACGGCGAGGTGTCCGAGGAACCGGCGCCGGCGCCCGACGTCGAGCTCGATCTGGGGGCCGCAGTCGTCCCGGTCCTCGCTCGCCGGATCGCGCCGTACCTGATCGGGGCGGCGGTCGCGTTGATCCTGCGGCGCTTCTTCGTCAGAAAGGCCGGTTGA
- the nfi gene encoding deoxyribonuclease V (cleaves DNA at apurinic or apyrimidinic sites), translating to MHPWPATPEQAIALQEELRHQVDPTDSGAEPPRYVAGLDVAYDGDRLAAAVVVLQELREVDRAVVLGRTTFPYVPGLFAFREIPALVEALGRLRITPDLLVCDGQGLAHPRRFGLACHLGVLTGLPSVGVAKTAFVGSWAEPGPSRGATSDLVLDGEVVGQVVRTQNKTKPVFVSVGHRIGLGTAVERVLGLTPRYRLPETTRAADHLCRQALKGSS from the coding sequence GTGCACCCGTGGCCGGCAACTCCCGAGCAGGCGATCGCGCTCCAGGAAGAACTCCGCCACCAGGTCGACCCGACCGATTCCGGCGCCGAACCACCGCGCTACGTGGCCGGCCTGGACGTCGCGTACGACGGGGACCGGCTGGCCGCGGCCGTCGTCGTCCTCCAGGAACTGCGCGAGGTCGACCGGGCCGTGGTTCTCGGGCGGACCACGTTCCCGTACGTCCCCGGGCTGTTCGCGTTCCGGGAGATCCCCGCGCTGGTCGAGGCGCTCGGCCGGTTGCGGATCACGCCGGACCTGCTGGTCTGTGACGGCCAAGGGCTCGCACATCCGCGCCGGTTCGGCCTTGCTTGTCATCTCGGGGTACTGACCGGGTTGCCGAGTGTCGGGGTCGCGAAGACCGCGTTCGTCGGGAGTTGGGCCGAGCCGGGTCCCAGCCGCGGTGCCACGAGTGACCTGGTCCTCGACGGCGAGGTCGTCGGCCAGGTCGTGCGGACGCAGAACAAGACGAAGCCGGTGTTCGTCTCAGTGGGGCACCGGATCGGTCTGGGGACGGCGGTCGAGCGCGTCCTCGGACTGACACCGCGTTATCGGCTGCCGGAGACCACCCGGGCTGCCGACCACCTGTGCCGTCAGGCGTTGAAAGGGAGCAGCTGA
- a CDS encoding glycerate kinase, with translation MRVLIAPDKFAGTLTAVEAAAAIEEGWRRRDPEAEVLVAPMADGGPGFIDVLEAVVDGTLLSVTVRGPLGDEVPATVLLAGETAYVETAQACGLHLVEKADRRPEDGTTYGVGQLIAAAVDAGAKRIILGLGGSGTNDAGAGLLAALGATGAGGSLDAGARGLADLTEVDLEPARTRMAGIEFVAASDVENPMLGLRGATNVFGTQKGITDERKPEVDGWLTRFAELAGRKTADAKGAGAAGGLGYALLLLGAERISGIDLVAELTGLKDKASKVDLVLSGEGAFDFQSRDGKVIAGVAKVANEAMRPCVVLAGKVQIGSREMRTMGVESAYSLVDAVGEEKAFADPHGSLAAVAERVARTWAR, from the coding sequence ATGCGCGTGCTGATTGCTCCGGACAAGTTCGCTGGAACGCTCACCGCGGTCGAGGCCGCGGCCGCGATCGAGGAGGGCTGGCGGCGCCGTGATCCCGAGGCCGAGGTGCTGGTCGCGCCGATGGCCGACGGCGGGCCCGGATTCATCGACGTGCTCGAGGCCGTCGTCGACGGGACGTTGCTCTCGGTCACGGTCCGTGGTCCGCTCGGTGACGAGGTCCCCGCGACCGTGTTGCTCGCGGGCGAGACGGCGTACGTCGAGACCGCGCAGGCCTGTGGGCTCCACCTGGTCGAGAAGGCGGACCGCCGCCCCGAGGACGGCACGACGTACGGCGTCGGCCAGCTCATCGCCGCGGCCGTGGACGCCGGTGCGAAGCGGATCATCCTCGGCCTCGGCGGCTCCGGGACGAACGACGCGGGCGCCGGCCTGCTCGCCGCGCTCGGTGCTACCGGCGCGGGCGGCAGCCTGGATGCGGGGGCCCGGGGCCTGGCCGACCTGACCGAGGTGGACCTCGAACCGGCCCGGACCCGGATGGCCGGCATCGAGTTCGTCGCCGCGAGCGACGTGGAGAACCCGATGCTCGGACTCCGCGGGGCGACCAACGTCTTCGGCACCCAGAAGGGCATCACCGACGAGCGCAAGCCCGAGGTCGACGGCTGGCTGACCCGGTTCGCCGAACTGGCCGGCCGCAAGACCGCCGACGCGAAGGGCGCCGGCGCCGCGGGCGGACTCGGGTACGCCCTGCTGCTGCTCGGCGCGGAGCGGATCTCCGGGATCGACCTGGTCGCCGAGCTGACCGGGCTGAAGGACAAGGCGAGCAAGGTCGACCTGGTGCTGTCCGGCGAGGGCGCGTTCGACTTCCAGTCCCGCGACGGCAAGGTGATCGCCGGGGTCGCGAAGGTCGCCAACGAGGCGATGCGGCCGTGCGTGGTGCTGGCCGGCAAGGTGCAGATCGGGTCCCGCGAGATGCGCACGATGGGGGTCGAGTCGGCGTACTCGCTGGTCGACGCCGTCGGCGAGGAGAAGGCCTTCGCGGACCCGCACGGCTCGCTCGCCGCGGTGGCCGAGCGAGTGGCCCGGACCTGGGCCCGCTGA
- a CDS encoding HesB/IscA family protein, with product MTEAQTDQGATTATGILLTDGAAAKVKALLDQEGRDDLSLRVAVQPGGCSGLRYQLFFDERQLDGDVVADFGGVSVVTDRMSAPYLKGASIDFVDTIEKQGFTIDNPNATGSCACGDSFN from the coding sequence ATGACCGAAGCGCAGACCGACCAGGGCGCTACCACCGCGACCGGGATCCTGTTGACCGACGGGGCCGCGGCCAAGGTGAAGGCGCTGCTGGACCAGGAGGGTCGCGACGACCTGTCGCTGCGTGTCGCCGTACAGCCGGGTGGTTGTTCCGGTCTGCGGTACCAGCTGTTCTTCGACGAGCGGCAGCTCGACGGTGACGTGGTGGCCGACTTCGGTGGCGTGAGCGTGGTCACCGACCGGATGAGCGCTCCGTACCTCAAGGGCGCGTCGATCGACTTCGTGGACACGATCGAGAAGCAGGGCTTCACGATCGACAACCCGAACGCGACCGGCTCCTGCGCCTGCGGCGACTCCTTCAACTGA
- a CDS encoding Dyp-type peroxidase, which produces MNGEAAAALAALAETQTALLSGVELPTSNGGTAADGRRVELSREDAAAETDGGDLAGEGPVRERVTALRRGAVRARVLPGEPVYGVRAAGAIQGNVVPGFNKDHQQFLFLRFGSPERARDWVGWLAPRVTGMDEVLDFRREFRALRLRLGVREPGLTATWTAVAFSYSAIVALAGEEDARAFGEQSFRQGLAERSTYLGDPTDPAHRGHHRNWVVGGPDNQADVLVIVAADDPSDLETAVAEILDRADDHGLTLVFGQRGDTLPGNLQGHEHFGFKDGISQPGIRGRRATSRDDQLTPRFLAADDPHAELFAKPGQPLVWPGQFLLGEPRQHPQDPTKPAPPSKAYPKWARRGSYLVCRRLDQDVVGFWELAATAAAAMGTTPVRLASMLVGRWPSGAPLLRSPGTDDAALAGDEFANNHFLFDDDTRPSSMTPLPGYPGDTHRPATEDLLGEVCPFAAHVRKVNPRDSATDFGAPADTFLRLMVRRGIPYGEPIAGIADPPPDLVKAERGLLFAAYMASIEDQFEFVTRRWANSPVQPNVGGVDPIIGQRDRHGDRKRTLDLPHPDGSTTTLELPEDLVTPTGGGYFFAPPITALRTVLGRR; this is translated from the coding sequence GTGAACGGCGAGGCGGCGGCCGCGCTGGCCGCGCTGGCGGAGACGCAGACGGCGTTGCTGTCGGGGGTCGAGCTTCCTACCAGCAACGGAGGCACGGCGGCCGACGGCCGGCGCGTTGAGCTGAGTCGCGAGGACGCGGCAGCCGAGACGGATGGTGGGGATCTGGCCGGTGAGGGGCCTGTGCGTGAGCGGGTCACCGCTTTGCGGCGGGGAGCGGTGCGGGCGCGGGTTCTGCCTGGGGAGCCTGTTTACGGGGTTCGGGCTGCTGGGGCCATTCAGGGGAATGTCGTTCCTGGGTTCAACAAGGACCATCAGCAGTTCCTGTTCCTGCGGTTCGGCTCGCCCGAGCGGGCTCGGGACTGGGTGGGCTGGCTGGCGCCTCGGGTGACCGGCATGGACGAGGTGCTCGACTTCCGGCGCGAGTTCCGCGCGCTCCGGCTGCGGCTCGGGGTACGGGAACCCGGGCTCACCGCCACCTGGACCGCGGTCGCGTTCTCGTACTCCGCGATCGTCGCGCTCGCCGGTGAGGAGGACGCGCGGGCTTTCGGCGAGCAGAGTTTCCGGCAAGGTCTGGCCGAGCGGTCCACGTACCTCGGTGATCCGACCGACCCCGCGCACCGCGGGCATCACCGGAACTGGGTTGTCGGCGGACCGGACAACCAGGCCGACGTACTCGTCATCGTCGCGGCCGACGACCCGAGCGACCTGGAGACCGCGGTCGCCGAGATCCTCGACCGCGCCGACGACCACGGGCTCACCCTGGTCTTCGGGCAGCGCGGCGACACCTTGCCCGGGAATCTCCAGGGGCACGAGCACTTCGGGTTCAAGGACGGCATCTCGCAACCGGGGATCCGCGGCCGGCGGGCGACGTCGCGGGACGACCAGCTGACACCGCGGTTCCTGGCGGCCGACGATCCGCACGCCGAGTTGTTCGCCAAGCCGGGTCAGCCACTCGTCTGGCCCGGGCAGTTCCTGCTCGGCGAACCACGCCAGCACCCCCAGGACCCGACGAAACCGGCCCCGCCCAGCAAGGCGTACCCGAAGTGGGCGCGTCGTGGTTCGTACCTGGTGTGCCGGCGCCTCGACCAGGACGTCGTCGGCTTCTGGGAACTCGCGGCGACGGCGGCGGCCGCGATGGGGACGACCCCTGTCCGGCTCGCGTCGATGCTTGTCGGGCGATGGCCGAGTGGTGCGCCGTTACTGCGCTCCCCCGGTACGGACGACGCCGCGCTGGCCGGGGACGAGTTCGCCAACAACCACTTCCTGTTCGACGACGACACCCGGCCTTCGTCGATGACGCCGTTGCCCGGGTACCCCGGCGACACGCATCGCCCGGCGACCGAGGACCTGCTCGGCGAGGTGTGCCCGTTCGCGGCCCACGTCCGCAAGGTGAATCCACGCGACAGCGCGACCGACTTCGGCGCGCCCGCGGACACCTTCCTGCGGTTGATGGTGCGCCGCGGCATCCCGTACGGCGAACCGATCGCCGGGATCGCCGATCCCCCACCCGACCTGGTGAAGGCCGAACGCGGCCTGCTGTTCGCGGCGTACATGGCGTCGATCGAGGACCAGTTCGAGTTCGTCACCCGCCGCTGGGCCAACTCCCCCGTCCAGCCCAACGTCGGCGGTGTCGACCCGATCATCGGCCAGCGCGACCGCCACGGCGACCGCAAACGCACCCTCGACCTACCGCATCCCGACGGCTCGACCACCACCCTCGAACTCCCCGAAGACCTGGTCACCCCCACCGGCGGTGGCTACTTCTTCGCCCCACCCATCACAGCTCTTCGCACCGTCCTCGGCCGACGCTGA
- a CDS encoding DHA2 family efflux MFS transporter permease subunit produces MLGTVLVAEIMDLVDATIVNIAAPSIRNELGGSTSALQWMLAGYTLAFAIGLISFGRLGDLVGRRRLFVIGAVGFTVASALCGVANSPEMLIGSRVAQGLLGAVMIPQGFAIMKAVFPPHEIGKAFAMFGPVMGLSAVAGPVLAGVLIDADWFGAGWRMIFWINVPIGIVAIAGALRYMPEVKTPGARGLDAAGVILVSLASGLLIYPLVQGRELDWPLWSILMMIASVPAFALFGWRERRSGNPVIDPSLFRSRGYVAGLGVITTFFLAMSGFTLVFNLFTQLGLHYSPLKAGLAMVPFSLGIAIGAPLSGGLLAPRLGRRALQLGIVVMTLAMVGVWFTLRAHGTATTIWDLVPATLFVGIGAGMVFAPLFDIILASIDDQAAGSASGVLTAVQQFGGAIGIAVIGTIFFQLLPAHEFLGAAKTSTLVSVGLFVVSLLVSTLLPARARQGAPAH; encoded by the coding sequence GTGCTCGGGACCGTTCTGGTCGCCGAGATCATGGATCTTGTCGACGCGACGATTGTCAACATTGCGGCGCCGTCGATCCGGAACGAGCTGGGCGGGTCGACGTCCGCGCTGCAGTGGATGCTCGCGGGGTACACGCTCGCCTTCGCGATCGGGCTGATCAGCTTCGGCCGGCTCGGGGACCTGGTCGGGCGGCGACGGCTGTTCGTGATCGGTGCGGTCGGCTTCACGGTGGCTTCGGCGTTGTGCGGGGTGGCGAACTCCCCCGAGATGCTGATCGGGAGCCGGGTGGCGCAGGGGTTGCTCGGAGCGGTGATGATCCCGCAGGGGTTCGCGATCATGAAGGCGGTGTTCCCGCCGCACGAGATCGGCAAGGCGTTCGCGATGTTCGGGCCGGTGATGGGATTGTCGGCAGTCGCCGGGCCGGTACTCGCCGGGGTGCTGATCGACGCGGACTGGTTCGGCGCCGGGTGGCGGATGATCTTCTGGATCAACGTGCCGATCGGGATCGTCGCGATCGCCGGCGCGCTGCGGTATATGCCCGAGGTGAAGACGCCGGGAGCTCGCGGTCTCGACGCCGCCGGAGTGATTCTCGTCAGCCTCGCGTCCGGGTTGCTGATCTACCCGCTCGTCCAGGGGCGCGAGCTCGACTGGCCGCTGTGGTCGATCCTGATGATGATCGCGTCCGTGCCCGCGTTCGCGCTGTTCGGCTGGCGCGAGCGGCGGTCGGGGAACCCGGTGATCGACCCGTCGCTGTTCCGCAGTCGCGGGTACGTCGCGGGGCTCGGCGTGATCACCACCTTCTTCCTGGCGATGTCCGGATTCACGCTGGTGTTCAACCTGTTCACCCAGCTCGGTCTGCACTACAGCCCGCTCAAGGCCGGGCTCGCGATGGTGCCGTTCTCGCTCGGGATCGCGATCGGCGCGCCGCTGTCCGGCGGACTGCTCGCGCCGAGGCTGGGCCGGCGGGCGCTGCAGCTCGGGATCGTGGTGATGACGCTGGCGATGGTCGGCGTGTGGTTCACGCTGCGGGCCCACGGGACCGCGACGACGATCTGGGACCTGGTGCCGGCGACGCTGTTCGTGGGGATCGGGGCGGGCATGGTGTTCGCGCCGCTGTTCGACATCATCCTCGCGTCGATCGACGACCAGGCGGCGGGTTCGGCGTCCGGCGTCCTGACCGCGGTCCAGCAGTTCGGCGGCGCGATCGGGATCGCGGTGATCGGGACGATCTTCTTCCAGCTGCTGCCGGCGCACGAGTTCCTCGGCGCGGCGAAGACGAGCACGCTGGTGTCGGTCGGGCTGTTCGTGGTGAGCCTGCTGGTCTCGACGCTGCTGCCGGCGCGGGCGCGGCAGGGTGCACCGGCGCACTGA
- a CDS encoding TetR/AcrR family transcriptional regulator, producing MSQSPWQPISPAKPARPSREPLTRDRIVDAAMGLLVDQGYEAVSMRKVAQALGTGPASLYAHVANKQELDHLLVDRAAQEMRFPEPDPARWQEQLKEAMREMLRVLRAYPGVARAAIGQVPLGERAMLTTEQLLAILKAGNVPDQAAAWAVDLIPLYVTATAFEESVQRAAEWTEADIKTFVADLRTYFESLDSSRFPLTVALAPALTAGGSGDERFEFGIQIITAGLASLAP from the coding sequence ATGAGTCAGTCGCCTTGGCAGCCCATCAGCCCCGCGAAGCCGGCCCGCCCCTCCCGCGAGCCGCTCACCCGCGACCGCATCGTCGACGCCGCGATGGGGCTCCTGGTCGACCAGGGCTACGAGGCCGTCTCGATGCGCAAGGTCGCCCAGGCGCTCGGTACCGGCCCGGCCTCCCTCTACGCCCACGTGGCGAACAAGCAGGAGCTCGACCATCTCCTCGTCGACCGCGCCGCCCAGGAGATGCGCTTCCCCGAACCCGATCCGGCCCGCTGGCAGGAGCAACTGAAGGAAGCGATGCGCGAGATGCTCCGCGTCCTGCGCGCGTACCCGGGGGTCGCCCGCGCCGCCATCGGCCAGGTCCCGCTGGGGGAGCGCGCGATGCTCACCACCGAGCAGCTCCTCGCGATCCTCAAGGCCGGCAACGTCCCCGACCAGGCCGCCGCGTGGGCCGTCGACCTGATCCCGCTTTACGTCACCGCGACCGCCTTCGAGGAGAGCGTCCAACGCGCCGCCGAGTGGACCGAAGCGGACATCAAGACCTTCGTCGCCGACCTCCGCACGTACTTCGAGTCCCTCGACTCCAGCCGTTTCCCGCTCACCGTCGCCCTGGCGCCGGCTCTCACTGCCGGGGGGTCGGGCGACGAACGCTTCGAGTTCGGCATCCAGATCATCACCGCCGGCCTCGCCTCCCTGGCCCCATAA
- a CDS encoding MFS transporter: MSNYDEEDPVGSEQAQPPTVETEPPPGVLKKAIAASAIGNATEWFDYGIYAYGVTYISAAIFPGDTESATLLALMTFAVSFLVRPLGGLIWGPLGDRLGRKQVLAITILLMSGATLCVGLVPTYDSIGLWAPILLVLLRMIQGFSTGGEYGGAATFMAEYAPSRRRGFLGSFLEFGTLSGFAFGALLMLGFSLILGDDRMHAWGWRLPFLVAAPLGLVGIYLRSKLEDTPVFRELEAKGQKEEQTATQFKDLLSGYWKPILQLGGLVVALNVVNYTLLTYMPTYLESEIGLSSDQSLVVPIIGMLAMMVFVPFAGRLSDRVGRKPLWWFSLIGLFIAGVPMFLLMGSGVGGAIIGFAVLGLLYVPQLATISATFPAMFPTHVRYAGFAIAYNVSTSLFGGTAPAINDWLAQKTGDGLVPAYYMMAACIVGGIALLKVPETTRCPLNGTETPGTEDAPPPVALEPEPTRA, translated from the coding sequence ATGTCGAACTACGACGAGGAGGACCCGGTGGGTTCCGAACAGGCGCAGCCACCCACAGTCGAGACCGAGCCGCCCCCAGGTGTGCTCAAGAAAGCGATCGCCGCATCGGCGATCGGAAACGCCACCGAGTGGTTCGACTACGGCATCTATGCCTACGGCGTCACGTACATCTCCGCGGCGATCTTCCCCGGTGACACCGAGAGCGCGACACTGCTCGCTCTGATGACCTTCGCGGTCTCGTTCCTGGTCCGGCCGCTCGGTGGGCTCATCTGGGGCCCGCTCGGCGACCGGCTCGGGCGCAAGCAGGTACTCGCGATCACGATCCTGCTGATGTCCGGCGCGACCCTGTGCGTCGGACTCGTGCCGACGTACGACTCGATCGGCCTCTGGGCCCCGATCCTGCTGGTGCTGCTCCGGATGATCCAGGGCTTCTCCACCGGTGGTGAATACGGTGGCGCGGCAACGTTCATGGCGGAGTACGCGCCGAGCCGTCGCCGGGGATTCCTCGGCAGCTTCCTGGAGTTCGGCACCCTGTCCGGGTTCGCGTTCGGTGCCCTGCTGATGCTGGGCTTCTCCCTGATCCTCGGTGACGACCGGATGCACGCGTGGGGCTGGCGACTTCCGTTCCTCGTCGCCGCGCCGCTCGGCCTCGTCGGCATCTACCTGCGGAGCAAGCTCGAGGACACTCCGGTGTTCCGCGAGCTGGAGGCGAAGGGCCAGAAGGAGGAGCAGACCGCGACACAGTTCAAGGATCTGCTCTCCGGTTACTGGAAGCCGATCCTGCAACTCGGCGGCCTGGTTGTCGCGCTGAACGTCGTCAACTACACCCTCCTCACCTACATGCCGACGTACCTCGAGAGCGAGATCGGGCTGAGCTCCGACCAGTCGCTGGTGGTACCGATCATCGGCATGCTCGCGATGATGGTGTTCGTCCCGTTCGCCGGCCGCTTGTCGGACCGGGTCGGCCGCAAACCGCTGTGGTGGTTCTCGCTGATCGGGTTGTTCATCGCCGGCGTCCCGATGTTCCTGTTGATGGGCTCGGGTGTCGGTGGCGCGATCATCGGCTTCGCGGTCCTGGGTCTGCTCTACGTGCCCCAGCTGGCCACGATCTCGGCGACCTTCCCCGCGATGTTCCCGACCCACGTCCGGTACGCCGGGTTCGCGATCGCGTACAACGTCTCCACCTCGCTGTTCGGCGGTACCGCGCCGGCGATCAACGACTGGCTGGCCCAGAAGACCGGCGACGGTCTGGTGCCGGCGTACTACATGATGGCCGCCTGCATCGTCGGTGGCATCGCCCTGCTCAAGGTCCCGGAGACCACCCGTTGTCCGCTCAACGGAACGGAAACCCCGGGGACCGAAGACGCCCCGCCCCCGGTTGCCCTGGAGCCCGAACCCACCAGAGCCTGA
- a CDS encoding MerR family transcriptional regulator has product MTIGDFARHGRVSVRMLRHYDGLGLLRPAHVDSATGYRYYDARQLWDLNQIVALKDLGFSLDQVGALRAADLSTDQLRGLLTMRRAELEAELADRESRLLEVESRLRALELEDQSAFDIVVKELPAVRLVALTATAATFTPEDIGPVIRPLCAELGDRLSAATVRPTGHLVCFYARVPDRRNSPDDRQADEDEVRIHAAVPADVSPGDELNGLIVVDLPATSAATTIHRGPMSGVLPAWQALARWVDENRRQSGRPSRELYLESPEDESHWVTELQEPLA; this is encoded by the coding sequence TTGACAATCGGCGACTTCGCACGGCACGGCCGGGTGTCGGTACGAATGCTGCGGCACTACGACGGTCTCGGCCTGCTGCGACCGGCGCACGTGGACTCGGCGACGGGATACCGGTACTACGACGCGAGGCAACTGTGGGACCTCAACCAGATTGTCGCGTTGAAGGATCTCGGGTTCTCGCTCGACCAGGTCGGCGCATTGCGTGCGGCCGATCTCAGTACCGATCAACTCCGTGGATTGTTGACAATGCGCCGCGCGGAACTGGAGGCCGAGCTCGCCGATCGCGAATCCCGGCTGCTCGAGGTGGAGTCCCGGCTACGGGCGCTGGAACTGGAGGACCAGTCCGCGTTCGACATCGTGGTGAAGGAGCTGCCGGCGGTACGGCTGGTCGCACTCACGGCGACGGCGGCGACCTTCACTCCCGAGGACATCGGCCCGGTGATTCGTCCGTTGTGCGCCGAGCTCGGTGATCGGTTGTCGGCGGCAACTGTCCGCCCAACTGGCCACCTTGTCTGCTTTTACGCACGAGTTCCAGACCGCCGCAACTCTCCGGACGATCGGCAGGCGGACGAGGACGAGGTACGGATCCACGCCGCGGTACCGGCCGACGTCTCCCCCGGCGACGAACTCAACGGGCTGATTGTCGTCGATCTACCGGCTACGTCCGCTGCCACGACGATTCACCGGGGCCCGATGAGCGGCGTACTCCCAGCCTGGCAGGCGTTGGCGCGATGGGTCGACGAAAATCGTCGACAATCCGGCCGGCCATCCCGCGAGCTCTACCTCGAATCCCCCGAAGACGAGTCCCACTGGGTCACCGAACTCCAGGAACCACTCGCCTGA